One Polaribacter sp. KT25b DNA segment encodes these proteins:
- the rsmH gene encoding 16S rRNA (cytosine(1402)-N(4))-methyltransferase RsmH, whose amino-acid sequence MKYHNPVLLQESVDALAIKEDGVYVDVTFGGGGHSREILKRLGSKGKLFAFDQDPDALENIIDDERFVLIPENFRYISRFLRFHGVRKVDGVLADLGVSSHQFDEAERGFSTRFDGDLDMRMNQKSKTSAKEIINTYTEEKLAEILFLYGELRNSRNLAKTIVEERAKERIDTSFQLKSVLKKYLPNAKEHKILAQIFQAIRIEVNEELEVLKEFLTQIPNLLTDEGRLSVISYHSLEDRLVKRFISSGLFSGELEKDVFGNTDEPLKKVGKLIIPSSEEIKINNRSRSAKLRIATLKSNKQKLKS is encoded by the coding sequence ATGAAATATCATAATCCAGTTTTATTGCAAGAAAGTGTAGATGCCTTGGCTATTAAAGAAGATGGTGTTTATGTGGATGTTACTTTTGGTGGCGGAGGTCATTCTAGAGAAATATTAAAAAGATTAGGAAGTAAAGGAAAGTTGTTTGCTTTTGATCAAGATCCTGATGCTTTAGAAAATATAATTGATGATGAGCGTTTTGTTTTGATTCCAGAAAATTTTAGATATATATCCAGGTTTTTAAGATTTCACGGTGTTAGAAAAGTAGATGGTGTTTTGGCAGATTTAGGAGTTTCTTCTCATCAGTTTGATGAAGCAGAAAGAGGTTTCTCTACACGTTTTGATGGCGATTTAGATATGAGAATGAATCAGAAATCTAAAACATCAGCAAAAGAAATTATCAATACCTATACAGAAGAGAAATTAGCAGAAATATTGTTTTTGTATGGCGAGTTAAGAAACTCTAGAAACCTAGCAAAAACGATTGTTGAAGAAAGAGCAAAAGAAAGAATTGATACAAGTTTTCAGTTAAAAAGCGTATTAAAAAAATATTTGCCAAATGCAAAAGAACATAAAATTTTAGCGCAAATATTTCAAGCAATACGAATAGAAGTTAATGAAGAATTAGAGGTTTTGAAAGAATTTTTAACTCAGATTCCTAATTTATTAACAGATGAAGGAAGGTTGAGTGTTATTTCATATCATTCTTTAGAAGATAGATTGGTAAAAAGATTTATAAGTTCTGGTTTGTTTAGTGGTGAGTTAGAAAAAGATGTTTTTGGTAACACAGACGAACCTCTAAAAAAAGTTGGAAAGTTAATTATTCCTTCATCAGAAGAAATAAAGATTAATAATAGGTCTAGAAGTGCGAAATTAAGAATTGCAACTTTGAAAAGCAATAAACAAAAACTAAAGTCATAA
- a CDS encoding FtsL-like putative cell division protein, translating to MSKVKQGVYDFLRGSFLTDESAFKNWRIIIFVVILLLVMISSAHSADKKVIKISELNKRTRELRAEYVDTGTILMRMKMESSIREKAKARGLKPSETPPKKIKVTYKD from the coding sequence ATGTCTAAAGTAAAACAAGGTGTTTATGATTTTCTACGAGGAAGTTTCCTTACAGATGAATCTGCTTTTAAAAACTGGCGAATCATAATTTTTGTTGTGATTCTGCTCTTAGTTATGATTTCTAGTGCGCATAGTGCTGATAAAAAAGTAATTAAAATATCAGAATTAAATAAAAGAACAAGAGAATTACGAGCAGAATATGTAGATACTGGTACCATTTTAATGCGAATGAAAATGGAATCTAGCATAAGGGAAAAAGCAAAGGCAAGAGGATTAAAGCCTTCAGAAACACCTCCGAAAAAAATAAAAGTAACGTATAAAGATTAA